The Deltaproteobacteria bacterium genomic interval GTTTTCGATCCGTAGCCGGTTGCCGTTAAGTAATTAATCAAGGCATCGAACCAGACGTAAACCGTGTGGGAGGAATCTCCCGGAAACGGGATCCCCCAATCGAGCCCCGCCCGTGAAATACTGATATCCTGAAGCCCCGCCTTGACGAAGTTTCTCACCTCATTCCGACGGATCTCCGGAAGGATAAACCGAGGGTGCTCTTTATAATGCTGGAGCAGCTTGTCCTGGTAGGCAGAAAGTTTAAAGAAGTAGTTTTCTTCGGAAAGCCACCTTGGTTTGCTCTTGTGGGTCGCGCAATTCCCGTCGACTAAGTCTTTTTCAAGGGTAAAGGCCTCGCAGGGTTCACAGTACCATCCCTCGTATCGTTTTTTGTAGAGGTCTTCCTTCTTCATTTTTCCAATGAAGGTGGTAACGGCGGTATAGTGTCGTTTTTCGCTCGTCTGGATGAAATCGTCGTAGGAAATCCCAAGGGAGGCCCAGATTGAGGTGAATTTTTCCTTCATCCCGTCGCAGTATTTTTTTGAGGGAAGTCCCTCTTTCTCAGCCGCCTTCTTGACACCCGCGGAGTGCTCATCATTCCCCATCTGAAAATGGACCTTGTCTCCCTCCATCCGCCGGAAACGGGCGATCGCGTCGGCACCAATCTTTTCATAGGCGGTTCCCAGATGGGGGAGGTTGTTGACGTAATCGATGGCGGTGGTGATGTAGAGCTGTCTCATCTGGTGATCCTGTGGAGAAGAACCTCGAGGGTGAGGTTTCGTGGAGAGTGTCCCTGGATCGCCCGTTCCGCCTCATCAACGGCGTTCCAGACCGAAAAACGGGATTTTCCCTCAAGCAGCTTTTCCCGGAGACAATGACGGAGGAGGAGGAGAAAGGTGTTGGTTGTTTCTGGGTCCTTGGCGATTTTTTCGGTCCATTGTGTCACTTCACGAGCCGTGAAATGGGGGAATCGGGAGAAAAACTGGCCGAGAGAAAGCTCCTGGTCATGGAGAGTCACGGCAAGATTCTGGGCGGTGCCGAGGCTTCCATGACTTGCCTTGGCTATCAGCGAGGCCTCTTCTTGCGGGAGCCCGTCATCGGTTAATTTTTTCTGAACCCAGTCTTCAGAGAGCGGTTGAAAGGGGACTTTTTGGCAACGGGAGAGGATAGTTGCCGGCAACAAACCGGGGGCCGCCGTGACGAGGATGAAGAGGACGGCCGGTGGAGGCTCCTCGAGGGTTTTGAGGAGGGCGTTGGCGGCTGCCTCCGTCAGCTTTTCTGCCTGGTCGATGATGATGATCAGACAGCCTTCCCCATACGGTTTGAGAGAAATCTGACGGAGAATCTCCCGGACGGTTTCGATCTTGTGGCTTGTCCCCTCGGGGAGGAGGAGGCGGAGGTTCGGGTGGTTTCCCCTGTCAGTCCGAAGGCAGGAGGGACAAACACCACAGGCCTGGGAGGCCCCCCGGGCCTCCCTTGGGTGTTGTTCGCAAAGGATTGTTTGGGCCAAAAGGAGGGCCGCCGTTTTTTTCCCGACACCCTCCGGCCCGTGGAAGAGAAGGGTCGAAGGAACCTTGTTCTGCGTCACCAAGAGAGTCAGCCGGTTCAATGCCTTTTCCTGGCCGATGAGGTCAGAGAATTTCATAGGCCTTGAGTCCCTCGACGATTTTTTTAAAAACAACAGTTTCTTCCTGCTGTGCATCCACGATCTGAAATCGTTTTTTTTCGGCACGCGCCAGTTTCAGGTAACCCTGGCGCACCCTTCGGTGAAAAGAGATTTTTTCCCTCTCGAGCCGGTCCTCTTTTTTCCCTCGCTGTCTCTGGAATCTCCGACGGGCCCTCTTGAGTCCGACTTCAGGCGGGCAGTCCAGAAGAAAAGTCAGGTCCGGTTTTAGTCCGAGGGTAGCTATCTGATTGCATTGCTGAATCAAAGAAAGGCCAAGTCCCCGACCATACGCCTGATAGGCGACGGTTGCGTCGGTAAAACGGTCACAAAAGACAATTTTGCCTTTTTTCAGGGCAGGGATAATTTTTTGTTGGAGATGTTGGGCTCGTGCGGCGCTGTAAAGGAGGAGTTCCGTCAGCGGGGCGATCTTTTCGGAAGAGGGAACCAGGAGGATCTTTCGGATCTTGTCGGCGACAGCGGTTCCCCCCGGTTCTCGGGTAACCAGGGCCCTCCTTTTGAATAGTCTTGCGAGGCGTTGGCAGAGGACCGACTTACCCGATCCCTCTCCCCCCTCTAAGGTGATAAAAACCCCTGGGTAAATCACCCCTTTCATTTTGGGGGGGTATATGTTATCCTTGGAGGGAGTTCAAGGGGAAACGATTTCAAGGACTTAGAAAAAGTGAGACAGGGACGCAACTGGGCCCTCTCACAGGGGCGATAATAGAGGTAGCTATGGTTACAATTCGCACAACCGACCCAAAGCCAGCCCCTGTTTATCAGGAAAGCGGGGTTTCGCTCATTTCAGGGAAACCAGTGGCTGTGACCGCTGACCGGAACCCCGATGAAATCCGCGCCCGGTATGCCACGGATCTCACCCGTCTGGAGGGGATCCGTGCGGGGCATTCATCCCGACGTTCCAACCCCGGCGATATCGGCAATCCAAAGGTCTAACTTTTGCCTAGGGCGAATCGCCCTTTGCCGACGGAATGAATTCCGCGGCTAATTTTTTACCATTAAATGATTTTTTAATTCCTTCCGGAATTGTTCCTTACTCGAGGATTTCGTAGAAGCCGACTTCAACAGGTCTAGCAATCAACTTTTCTGTAGAAGCTATCAATTCTCTGAAATGTGGCGTGTTTTTGTGGTATTCAACGGCTACCTTATCGGTATACCGCTCATAGAAATAGAGGAGAGTTTTATCCTCGAGACCTTGGTGCAGCGTGTATTGAAGACACTTCGGCTCATTCTTTTTGACAGCCGACACCATCTTTTTTAGATGACCGGCGAGTTCTTTTTCTTTTCCTTCTTTGGCCTTCCAAGCGGCAGTAATGACGATCATTTTTGGACTCCTTTAATTTTAGCCAGCAGAATTTATTTGGTCGGCGGTGTGGATTACTTTCGCAATCTCGTTGTCTCTCTCCCATTCCCCAAGGGTGGATCCTTCCCTGTGGTGTTCCTTTTGGTTCCTAATATATTGCCGAATCCTTGGAATAACATCTTCTGAAACAGTAAAAACTCCATAACCGACTTGCCATTTAAAATCTACTCCCAAGCCAGATGTGTTTGTCAGATAGTGGGAACTGCTCCCTTTTAGATCCTTCATAAAGCGAGCAAGGTTTTGAGTCGGGGGAAGCTGGACAAGGAGATGAAGGTGATCTTCGATCCCATTCATTTCTAGAAAGACACCATTGAGCTCAACCGTTTTTTTCCTGAGAAACGGATAGAGTCGTTTTTCAACCTCAGGTTGAATGAATGGTTCTCTGTTTTTGGTGGACCAAACGAGATGATAGAAAAGGCGATGGTAGGATCGAGTCAAGTTTAACTTCACAGGGTGATCTTGGGTAGTTCTATAGGAAATACAAGAGAAAAATCATCAAAACCCATAGGACTCTGACTCTAAAAAACCCTCTTACGAAATTCCGGGAGGAATTTACCTAAGGACTTCTCTTTGGGGACCGCTTCGAGCCGCCGAATTTATTCGGTCGGCTTCTTTACGAACACCCCACACTATTTCCACAAGAGAGGCATTTGTAACAGGAACCGTTTCTGACGGTGACATGACCGCAGATGTCGCAAATCGGGGCATCCCCCATCAGTTCGGCCAGCGCGGTGTCCATCTCTGAGGGACCACTCTCTTGAGTCACTTCATCTCCAGGACCGGTTAATTTTCCCGCAGGTGCGGGCGTCGTTGGTAAATGTCCGTTCCCATTTGTCACCGGGATTTCATCAACCGTCTTCGGTTTGAGATGGACAAAATCGGTCCGCCCCAGATAGTGCATCCCCAGAACCCTGAAGACAAAGTCAACGAGCGAGGTGCACATCTTGATATTCGGGTGATCGGTCATCCCTTGTGGGTCAAACCGGGTGAAGGTGAAGGAGTTGACGAATTTTTCAAGAGGGACGCCGTACTGGAGACCAATCGAGACAGCAATGGCGAGACAGTTGATGATGCTTCGGTAAGCCGCCCCCTCCTTGTACATATCGATAAAAATTTCACCCAAGGCGCCGTCTCCATATTCACCGGTGCGAAGGAAGAGTTTGTGGCCGCGGATCGACGATTCGAGGGTGAACCCCTTCCGGATTTGTGGCAGACCCCGTCTTTCCCCACGGACCAGTTCCATCTTCTCTTCTTTGATCTCTCCTCCCTTGGACTGGGCCTTGTTGGTGCCGGTATTGAGCGGTTGCGAATGTTTGGAGCCATCGCGGTAGAGGGCGATCGCCTTGAGCCCCAGCCGCCAGGACTCCATGTAGATCCTTTCAATATCATCGATGGTGACATGATTCGGCAGGTTCACCGTCTTTGAGATAGCGCCGCTGATAAATGGCTGGGCCGCCGCCATCATCCGGACATGCCCCATCGGCTCGATAAACCGGACCCCGTCACCGCTTTTGTTGGCGCAATCAAAGATCGGAAGGTGTTCCTCCTTGAGTCCGGGGGCCCCTTCGATCGTCCCTTTTTCCAGGATATGGTCCTGAATCGTCTGGCATTCTTTGGCTACGTAGCCGAGCTGACCCAAGGCCTTGATAACGGACTGGTTGATGATCTTGAAGTGACCACCACCGGCCAGCTTCTTCCACTTGACCAGAGAGAATTCCGGCTCGACACCAGTGGTATCGCAGTCCATCAAGAGACCGATTGTTCCCGTTGGGGCAAGGACGGTCGTCTGGGCGTTCCGATATCCGTGATTTTCCCCCATCCGGACCGCTTCGTCCCAATCTTCCCTGGCCGCCTTGAGGAGATCAGACGGGCAGAGACGGGCATCAATCTGGTAGGCCGCATCCCGGTGTTTCTTCATAACCCGGAGTGTCGGCTCCCGGTTTTTATCAAAACCGGGGAAGGGACCTGTTGTTTTGGCTGTTTCGGCACTGGTCCGGTAGGCATGACCGCACATAATCGCTGTTAGCGCACCGGCGATCGCCCGCCCCTTCGGACTGTCGTAGGGAATCCCCCAGAACATCAGAAGTGTCCCAAGGTTGGCGTAACCGAGACCCAAGGGGCGATAGTCATGACTATTCTGGGCGATGGTTTTTGTAGGGTAAGAGGAGAAATCAACAAGGATCTCCTGGGCCGTGATAAAGATCCGGCAGGCGTCACGAAAGTCGTCGATCTGAAAACGTCCCTGGTCATCCAGGAACTTCATCAGGTTGAGCGAGGCCAGGTTGCAAGCGCTGTTGTCGAGGAACATGTACTCGCTACACGGATTACTGGCATGGATCCGATCAGTATTGGAGGAGGTATGCCAGTCGTTGATGGTGGTGTCGAACTGCAGACCGGGATCGGCGCAGTGCCAGGCCGCTTCCGAAATTTGACGCATGAGCCAGCGGGCATCATGGGTGTCGCAGACCTCGCCGGTGGTTCGGAAGGTGGTTTGCCACTTGTCACCGCGAAGAACGGCATTCATGAATTCATCAGTGACCCGGACCGAGTTGTTGGAATTTTGTCCGGAGACGGTATGATACGCCTCGCCGTTAAAATCGGCGGGGAACCCGGCATCGATCAAGGCCTTTGCCTTCTTTTCCTCCCGGACCTTCCAGTTGATGAAGCCGGTGATCTCGGGATGATCAATGTCCAGGACCACCATCTTGGCGGCCCGCCTGGTCGTGCCACCTGATTTGGTGGCCCCGGCCCCCTTGTCAAGGACTTCGAGAAAACTCATCAGGCCGGAGGAAGTCCCGCCGCCGGAGAGTTTTTCCTGATGGCCTCGTATTTTTGAAAAATTAGTCCCGGTTCCGGAACCGTACTTAAAAAGCTTTGCCTCATTTTTGGCGAGGTCGAAGAGGCTCATCAGGTCGTCATCCACCGCCTGGATGAAACAGGCGGAACACTGGGGGTGCGAATAGGCGTCGGTCGTTTCACGGATCGTCTGAGAAATCGGATCCCAGTGAAAGTTGCCACCGCTTCCACCAATTTTATACTCATGATAAAGACCGCAGTTAAACCAGACCGGGGAGTTGAATGCCCCTTTCTGATTAATGAGCAGGGAGGTCAGTTCCATCTCAAAAGTTTCAGCATCCTCGGCATTCGCAAAGATCCCCTGGCCCTCTCCCGCTTCACGAATCGTATGGGCTACACGATAGACCAACTGTCGTGCAGAAGTTTCCCGTTCCATCCCCGGTACCCCAGCTTTTCGAAAGTATTTTGAGGCGGCAATATCAGTGGCTAGTTGCGACCATGATTTGGGGATCTCCAGGTTGTGCATTTCGAAGACAACCTTTCCATCCGGTTCAGTAATAACGGAAGACCGCTTTTCCCACTCGATCTGGTCGAAGGGAGACAAGCCAGGCTGGCTGAATTTCCGGGAAAAACGCATCCCCTCCCCAACGGTTTGGAGGGATTTCGCCCCTTGGGTGGCACACCCTTGGAGGACCCCCCCTTTCCCGACAGTTCCAGCGACTTCTTCTCTTTTTACTTGAACGGCTGGCTTCATGACCCCCCCTTTAAAAACACTCTATATTGTATGCTTAAGCATATACAACCACAAGATATAGTGTGTCAAGAAACCGGTTCCCTCTTGGCAGATCGGGCTCGCGGCAAAGCCGCAACTGGTCCATTTTTGCCTCAATTTTGGGAAAAATTTTGGGGTCTTGTGTCAATTTTGTCTCGGTGGAAAAGGAATTTAGCTAGAAGGCCTGCCGCCTTATCCCGATGTCCACCCCGCTCTTTGATATTGACAAACCGATGATCTTGTCAAAGAAAGGAAGCAACCCCCGTTGCCAGGTGCCGATAATAGGCCCGTTCCTCAAGATAAATAGATATTTAAGGAGGATTTTCCGCGTGAGATCAATGAAGACCGTTTTTGCATCCCTCCTTCTTTTGTTGACCCCTCTGGCGATAGCCCAGGAGTCAGCGCGACAGCCGAGCTTTGGGGGGATCAGGGCCTTGGCCCTGAAAGACCCATTTTTGCTGTTTGAACTGGAACAGGGGAGAGAAAATAGCGCCCGGCATTTTGAGGGGGATGGGCACCTTCACCTCGTCAACCCGAAAAATCATGAAGAGCTGGATATCCGCTACCGGGATGAGAATGGCCGCTATGATCTGGCGAAGATTGCGGAGATCCGTCACCTCCTCCGGTGCCGCCTGACCGGGACGGAGGCCGAAATCCCGCTGGCGCTGATCGAACTGGTCGACCGGATCCAGGATCATTTTCGTGCGAGTGAGGTCCACGTCCTTTCGGGCTACCGGAGTCCGACCTTAAATGAGAGTCTCTGGAGGCGTGGCCGCCGGGTGGCCCGCCATAGTCTTCATATGCAGGGGATGGCGATGGATATCCAACTCCCCGGTGTCCCAGCCCGCCGACTCCGAGACTACGCCAAGAGCCTTCAAAGCGGCGGCGTTGG includes:
- a CDS encoding YcbK family protein, with translation MKTVFASLLLLLTPLAIAQESARQPSFGGIRALALKDPFLLFELEQGRENSARHFEGDGHLHLVNPKNHEELDIRYRDENGRYDLAKIAEIRHLLRCRLTGTEAEIPLALIELVDRIQDHFRASEVHVLSGYRSPTLNESLWRRGRRVARHSLHMQGMAMDIQLPGVPARRLRDYAKSLQSGGVGYYPQRHFVHVDVGPVRYW
- the tnpA gene encoding IS200/IS605 family transposase, with product MTRSYHRLFYHLVWSTKNREPFIQPEVEKRLYPFLRKKTVELNGVFLEMNGIEDHLHLLVQLPPTQNLARFMKDLKGSSSHYLTNTSGLGVDFKWQVGYGVFTVSEDVIPRIRQYIRNQKEHHREGSTLGEWERDNEIAKVIHTADQINSAG
- a CDS encoding dTMP kinase, whose amino-acid sequence is MKGVIYPGVFITLEGGEGSGKSVLCQRLARLFKRRALVTREPGGTAVADKIRKILLVPSSEKIAPLTELLLYSAARAQHLQQKIIPALKKGKIVFCDRFTDATVAYQAYGRGLGLSLIQQCNQIATLGLKPDLTFLLDCPPEVGLKRARRRFQRQRGKKEDRLEREKISFHRRVRQGYLKLARAEKKRFQIVDAQQEETVVFKKIVEGLKAYEIL
- a CDS encoding vitamin B12-dependent ribonucleotide reductase, with amino-acid sequence MKPAVQVKREEVAGTVGKGGVLQGCATQGAKSLQTVGEGMRFSRKFSQPGLSPFDQIEWEKRSSVITEPDGKVVFEMHNLEIPKSWSQLATDIAASKYFRKAGVPGMERETSARQLVYRVAHTIREAGEGQGIFANAEDAETFEMELTSLLINQKGAFNSPVWFNCGLYHEYKIGGSGGNFHWDPISQTIRETTDAYSHPQCSACFIQAVDDDLMSLFDLAKNEAKLFKYGSGTGTNFSKIRGHQEKLSGGGTSSGLMSFLEVLDKGAGATKSGGTTRRAAKMVVLDIDHPEITGFINWKVREEKKAKALIDAGFPADFNGEAYHTVSGQNSNNSVRVTDEFMNAVLRGDKWQTTFRTTGEVCDTHDARWLMRQISEAAWHCADPGLQFDTTINDWHTSSNTDRIHASNPCSEYMFLDNSACNLASLNLMKFLDDQGRFQIDDFRDACRIFITAQEILVDFSSYPTKTIAQNSHDYRPLGLGYANLGTLLMFWGIPYDSPKGRAIAGALTAIMCGHAYRTSAETAKTTGPFPGFDKNREPTLRVMKKHRDAAYQIDARLCPSDLLKAAREDWDEAVRMGENHGYRNAQTTVLAPTGTIGLLMDCDTTGVEPEFSLVKWKKLAGGGHFKIINQSVIKALGQLGYVAKECQTIQDHILEKGTIEGAPGLKEEHLPIFDCANKSGDGVRFIEPMGHVRMMAAAQPFISGAISKTVNLPNHVTIDDIERIYMESWRLGLKAIALYRDGSKHSQPLNTGTNKAQSKGGEIKEEKMELVRGERRGLPQIRKGFTLESSIRGHKLFLRTGEYGDGALGEIFIDMYKEGAAYRSIINCLAIAVSIGLQYGVPLEKFVNSFTFTRFDPQGMTDHPNIKMCTSLVDFVFRVLGMHYLGRTDFVHLKPKTVDEIPVTNGNGHLPTTPAPAGKLTGPGDEVTQESGPSEMDTALAELMGDAPICDICGHVTVRNGSCYKCLSCGNSVGCS
- the holB gene encoding DNA polymerase III subunit delta', which produces MKFSDLIGQEKALNRLTLLVTQNKVPSTLLFHGPEGVGKKTAALLLAQTILCEQHPREARGASQACGVCPSCLRTDRGNHPNLRLLLPEGTSHKIETVREILRQISLKPYGEGCLIIIIDQAEKLTEAAANALLKTLEEPPPAVLFILVTAAPGLLPATILSRCQKVPFQPLSEDWVQKKLTDDGLPQEEASLIAKASHGSLGTAQNLAVTLHDQELSLGQFFSRFPHFTAREVTQWTEKIAKDPETTNTFLLLLRHCLREKLLEGKSRFSVWNAVDEAERAIQGHSPRNLTLEVLLHRITR
- a CDS encoding antibiotic biosynthesis monooxygenase; amino-acid sequence: MIVITAAWKAKEGKEKELAGHLKKMVSAVKKNEPKCLQYTLHQGLEDKTLLYFYERYTDKVAVEYHKNTPHFRELIASTEKLIARPVEVGFYEILE